The proteins below come from a single Corylus avellana chromosome ca3, CavTom2PMs-1.0 genomic window:
- the LOC132176717 gene encoding protein GRIM REAPER-like, whose protein sequence is MASTLLNLTTILIILLSLHSHLSFSNDIAEEDGEEYTVDSPLANLRSRSRFLATVIKKGAHCDPITRNVCNGVSANKGASLLHCCKKHCRNVLGDKNNCGRCGNKCKQGQRCCNGACINTAYNVNHCGKCNKKCAHGLKCEYGYCGYA, encoded by the coding sequence ATGGCTTCCACACTCCTCAACCTCACAACCATTCTCATCATACTCCTATCTTTGCACTCTCATTTATCCTTCTCAAATGATATTGCTGAGGAGGATGGAGAAGAGTACACAGTTGACTCCCCATTGGCCAATCTCAGATCAAGAAGCAGGTTTTTGGCGACTGTGATAAAGAAAGGTGCACATTGTGATCCCATAACTCGCAATGTGTGCAATGGGGTGTCGGCAAACAAGGGGGCGAGCCTTCTCCATTGCTGCAAGAAGCACTGCAGAAACGTTCTTGGGGATAAGAACAACTGCGGGCGATGTGGGAATAAGTGCAAGCAAGGGCAGCGTTGTTGCAATGGAGCCTGCATCAACACTGCATACAATGTTAATCATTGTGGCAAATGCAATAAGAAGTGTGCACATGGCCTTAAATGCGAGTATGGATATTGTGGGTATGCTTGA
- the LOC132175387 gene encoding dynamin-related protein 5A-like, which produces MATSNAFLSTPSKTPSDKSRKHPNPVSAESSARSARFEAYNRLQAAAVAFGEKLPIPEIVALGGQSDGKSSLLEALLGFRFNVREVEMGTRRPLILQMVHDPSALEPRCRFQEEDSEEYGSPVVLASAIADIIKSRTEALLKKTKTAVSSKPIVMRAEYAHCPNLTIIDTPGFVLKAKKGEPDNTPEEILSMVKSLASPPHRILLFLQQSSVEWCSSLWLDSIREIDPTFRRTVIVVSKFDNRLKEFSDRWEVDRYLSASGYLGDNIRPFFVALPKDRNTISNDEFRRQISQVDSEVLRHLHEGVQGGFDEEKFKPYIGFGHLRDYLESELQKRYKEAAPATLALLEQRCSEVMADVARMDSKIQATSDIAHLRRSAMLYAASISNHVGALIDGAADPAPEHWGKTTMEEQSKSGLGGWPGVTADIKPPNASLRLYGGAAFERVIHEFRCAAYSIECPRVSREKVANILLAHAGRGGGRGVTEAAAEIARAAAKSWLAPLLDTACDRLAFVLGNLYDLALERNHSHDAEYGMKSEKMDDYVGFHAALRHAYNRFIKDLAKQCKQLVRHHLDSVTSPYSQVCYENDFQGRLGSSATSFCKFNQASVGSFCLELTDGGPAACDENVKDQENIPPEKNGQQTTPGKGAEARGALRESQMTVPETPSPDQPCDVVYPGAKKELVNGIDVGARKRVSRLTGNSRNTDHIRAQDGGGLLFGDSGSRSGSAYSDICSSAANHFARIREVLVERNVASTLNSGFLTPCRDRLVVALGLDLFAVNDERFMDMFVAPGAIDVLQNERQSLQKRQKILQSCLNEFKNVARAL; this is translated from the exons aTGGCGACCTCCAACGCCTTTCTCAGCACGCCCTCCAAGACCCCCTCCGACAAGTCCCGCAAACACCCCAACCCCGTCTCGGCCGAATCCTCGGCTCGCTCCGCTCGGTTCGAGGCCTACAACCGTCTCCAGGCGGCGGCGGTGGCCTTCGGGGAGAAGCTGCCGATCCCAGAGATCGTGGCCCTGGGTGGCCAATCCGACGGCAAGAGCTCTCTCCTCGAAGCCCTCCTTGGGTTCCGCTTCAATGTCCGCGAGGTCGAGATGGGCACCCGCCGCCCCCTCATTCTCCAGATGGTCCACGACCCCTCCGCCCTCGAACCCCGCTGCCGCTTTCAG GAAGAGGATTCTGAAGAATATGGAAGTCCTGTTGTTTTGGCTTCTGCAATTGCAGATATTATAAAGTCCCGAACTGAGGCCCTTTTGAAGAAGACTAAAACAGCAGTTTCTTCTAAGCCAATTGTGATGCGAGCTGAATATGCACATTGTCCTAATCTCACCATTATAGATACACCAGGCTTTGTTCTTAAG GCAAAGAAAGGAGAACCAGATAATACCCCCGAAGAAATTCTTTCGATGGTGAAGTCATTGGCTAGTCCTCCCCATCGCATTTTGTTGTTCCTTCAACAGAGTAGCGTGGAGTGGTGCTCCTCACTTTGGTTAGATTCTATTCGCGAAATTGATCCTACATTCAGACGGACAGTAATCGTTGTCTCCAAATTCGATAATCGGCTCAAG GAGTTCAGTGACAGGTGGGAAGTGGACCGATATTTGAGTGCAAGCGGTTACCTGGGAGATAACATACGCCCATTTTTTGTGGCCCTGCCAAAGGACCGGAACACCATTTCAAATGATGAGTTCCGCAGGCAAATATCTCAGGTGGACTCAGAAGTTCTACGTCATCTTCATGAGGGTGTCCAGGGTGGATTTGATGAGGAAAAGTTCAAGCCTTATATAGGCTTTGGCCATCTGAGAGATTATTTGGAGTCTGAGCTTCAGAAGAGATATAAAGAAGCTGCACCAGCAACTCTAGCTTTGCTTGAGCAGCGCTGCAGTGAAGTTATGGCTGATGTGGCCAGAATGGACTCTAAAATTCAGGCTACTTCTGATATTGCTCATCTTAGGAGATCTGCAATGCTGTATGCAGCTTCGATCAGCAATCATGTG GGAGCTTTGATTGATGGAGCAGCAGATCCTGCCCCAGAGCATTGGGGAAAAACAACAATGGAAGAGCAGTCAAAAAGTGGTCTGGGCGGTTGGCCTGGTGTTACTGCAGATATAAAGCCTCCCAATGCTAGTCTTCGGCTTTATGGAGGTGCTGCTTTTGAAAGAGTGATACATGAATTTCGCTGTGCTGCTTATTCCATTGAATGCCCCCGAGTGTCAAGGgagaag GTGGCAAACATATTACTTGCACATGCTGGCCGAGGTGGGGGTAGAGGAGTAACAGAAGCGGCTGCAGAAATAGCCCGTGCTGCTGCCAAATCATGGCTGGCTCCTCTTCTTGACACTGCTTGTGATAGGCTTGCTTTTGTTTTGGGGAATCTCTATGATCTTGCACTAGAAAGAAATCACAGTCATGACGCAGAAT ATGGGATGAAATCAGAAAAAATGGATGATTATGTTGGTTTTCATGCTGCTTTAAGGCATGCTTACAATCGCTTTATTAAGGACCTTGCCAAACAATGCAAGCAACTAGTTCGGCACCACCTTGATTCAGTTACAAGCCCATACTCGCAGGTCTGTTATGAGAATGATTTTCAAGGACGCCTTGGCTCAAGTGCAACCTCTTTTTGCAAGTTCAACCAGGCTTCAGTTGGTTCATTTTGTCTCGAGCTAACTGATGGGGGCCCAGCAGCCTGTGATGAAAATGTGAAGGATCAAGAGAACATACCTCCGGAAAAGAACGGACAGCAAACCACTCCAGGAAAAGGTGCAGAAGCTAGAGGAGCTCTTCGAGAAAGCCAAATGACTGTGCCTGAGACACCATCACCTGATCAGCCATGTGATGTAGTGTATCCTGGGGCCAAGAAAGAACTTGTAAATGGCATTGATGTTGGAGCGAGAAAACGGGTTTCAAGATTGACAGGCAATAGCAGAAATACTGATCACATAAGAGCTCAAGATGGTGGCGGTCTTTTATTTGGTGATAGTGGTTCAAGATCAGGCTCAGCCTATTCAGATATCTGTTCATCAGCTGCAAATCATTTTGCGCGGATTCGTGAAGTTCTTGTCGAGCGAAATGTAGCTTCAACTTTGAATTCTGGATTCTTAACTCCCTG CAGGGATAGGCTTGTGGTGGCACTTGGGTTGGATTTGTTTGCTGTGAACGATGAGAGATTCATGGACATGTTTGTTGCTCCAGGCGCCATTGATGTCCTACAGAACGAACGACAGTCTCTTCAGAAGCGTCAAAAGATACTTCAATCTTGCTTGAACGAGTTCAAAAATGTTGCTCGGGCCCTTTGA
- the LOC132175300 gene encoding VQ motif-containing protein 4-like gives MESCSKPQERENPSPINSPTSNVTNSVCSSNSNGLQNPHKPIPRSADSNPYPTTFVQADTSTFKHVVQMLTGSSETAKQSSKPNQDPPPKNHSIPPMRTAPKRQQGGFKLYERRNNLKNSLMINTLIPNFAHNNPGFSPRKAPEILSPSLLDFPSLALSPVTPLNGEDPFDKSSSPSLGSSSEEDKAIAEKKFYFHPSPRTTTPRDSEPQLLPLFPVTSPRVSGSSS, from the coding sequence ATGGAAAGTTGCTCGAAACCCCAAGAAAGAGAGAACCCATCTCCCATCAACTCCCCGACCAGCAATGTCACCAACAGCGTCTGCAGCAGCAACAGCAATGGCCTCCAAAATCCACATAAACCCATCCCCAGATCTGCTGACTCCAACCCCTACCCGACAACCTTTGTCCAAGCGGACACCTCCACCTTCAAACACGTTGTCCAAATGCTCACCGGCTCATCGGAGACCGCCAAGCAATCGTCAAAACCCAACCAAGATCCGCCGCCCAAGAACCATAGCATACCGCCGATGAGGACTGCACCGAAGAGGCAGCAAGGGGGTTTCAAGCTGTACGAGCGGAGGAACAACCTCAAGAACAGCCTCATGATCAACACCTTGATTCCTAACTTCGCTCACAATAATCCCGGATTCTCCCCCCGCAAGGCGCCGGAGATCCTCTCGCCGAGCCTGCTCGACTTCCCTTCTCTCGCTCTTAGCCCTGTCACCCCATTGAACGGAGAAGACCCTTTTGACAAATCCTCCTCGCCCTCGCTGGGGAGCTCCTCGGAGGAAGACAAAGCCATCGCCGAGAAAAAGTTTTACTTCCATCCTTCCCCAAGAACCACCACCCCGAGAGACTCCGAGCCGCAGCTTTTGCCTTTGTTTCCGGTGACGTCGCCGAGAGTTTCAGGCTCTTCTTCCTGA
- the LOC132176156 gene encoding probable bifunctional methylthioribulose-1-phosphate dehydratase/enolase-phosphatase E1, which yields MAAVPAVSVNGMKVGTAPQAYLESKAVKDTRVLISDLCRQFYNLGWVSGTGGSITIKVHDDSIPKPNQLILMSPSGVQKERMVPEDMYVLSPDGSFLSVPSPKPYPHKPPKCSDCGPLFLKTYEMRNAGAVIHSHGIESCLVTMLEPLSKEFRITHMEMIKGIQGHGYYDELVVPIIENTAYEFELTESLAKAIEAYPKTTAVLVRNHGIYIWGDSWISAKTQAECYHYLFDAAIKLHQLGLDWSTPNHGPIQKFKGVLGSGGNVNMSVKAKADAIHEHEPLRRCIVLDIEGTTTPISFVSEVLFPYARDNVGRHLSATYDTAETQDDIKLLRIQVEDDLEQGVVGAVPIPPDNAGKEEVIAALVANVEAMIRADRKITALKQLQGHIWQTGFENNELEGEVFEDVPEAFEKWHALGIKVYIYSSGSRLAQRLLFGNTSYGDLRKYLSGFFDTRVGNKRETRSYVEITESLGVDKPSEILFVTDVYQEAEAAKAAGLEVIVSIRPGNAPLPKNHGFKTIKSFSEI from the exons ATGGCGGCAGTGCCAGCAGTCTCAGTGAACGGGATGAAGGTGGGCACGGCACCGCAGGCCTACCTGGAGAGCAAGGCAGTGAAGGACACGAGGGTTTTGATCTCGGACCTCTGCCGCCAGTTCTACAATCTTGGATGGGTATCGGGGACTGGTGGCAGCATCACCATCAAGGTCCATGACGACTCCATCCCTAAGCCCAACCAGCTCATCCTCATGTCCCCCTCAG GTGTTCAGAAGGAGAGAATGGTGCCAGAGGATATGTATGTGTTATCTCCAGATGGGTCTTTCTTGTCGGTGCCATCTCCTAAGCCTTATCCACACAAGCCTCCTAAATGTTCTGATTGTGGTCCTCTTTTCTTGAAG ACATATGAGATGCGTAATGCTGGAGCTGTTATCCACAGTCATGGAATTGAATCTTGTCTTGTAACAATGCTAGAACCATTATCAAAAGAATTTCGA ATCACTCACATGGAAATGATAAAAGGAATCCAAGGGCATGGTTATTATGATGAACTTGTGGTCCCGATAATAGAGAACACTGCTTATGAATTCGAGCTCACAGAATCTCTTGCTAAAGCT ATTGAAGCCTACCCAAAAACAACAGCTGTTCTTGTTCGTAACCATGGCATATACATATGGGGAGACTCATGGATCAGCGCAAAAACTCAG GCTGAATGTTATCATTATCTCTTTGATGCTGCCATCAAGCTTCATCAACTGGGGCTGGACTGGTCTACTCCAAATCATGGTCCCATTCAGAAGTTTAAAGGAGTTTTAGGCAGTGGTGGTAATGTAAATATGTCTGTGAAGGCAAAGGCGGATGCAATTCATGAACATGAGCCATTGCGA CGGTGCATTGTTCTCGACATTGAAGGGACTACAACTCCCATATCATTCGTTTCTGAGGTTCTCTTTCCATATGCCCGTGACAATGTTGGGAGGCATCTATCTGCAACATATGACACTGCAGAAACTCAAGATGATATTAAGTTGCTGCGTATCCAA GTTGAGGATGACCTGGAACAAGGTGTCGTGGGTGCTGTGCCCATTCCCCCTGATAATGCAGGGAAAGAGGAGGTGATTGCTGCTTTGGTTGCTAATGTGGAAGCAATGATAAGAGCTGATAGGAAGATCACTGCCTTAAAACAATTACAA GGTCATATATGGCAAACTGGATTTGAGAATAATGAATTGGAGGGAGAAGTTTTTGAGGATGTACCAGAAGCTTTTGAGAAGTGGCATGCTTTAGGCATAAAG GTATATATTTACTCTAGTGGTAGCCGGTTGGCACAAAGGCTTCTATTTGGAAATACAAGCTACGGGGATCTAAGAAAATATTTGTCTGGATTTTTTGACACCAGAGTGGG GAATAAAAGAGAAACGCGCAGTTATGTTGAAATCACAGAATCTCTCGGGGTTGATAAGCCATCAGAGATTTTATTTGTAACTGATGTTTATCAAGAAGCTGAAGCTGCAAAGGCGGCAG GTTTGGAGGTGATAGTTTCCATCCGGCCAGGGAATGCTCCCCTTCCTAAGAATCATGGGTTCAAGACAATCAAATCTTTCTCGGAAATCTGA